A portion of the Falsirhodobacter algicola genome contains these proteins:
- a CDS encoding SMP-30/gluconolactonase/LRE family protein, protein MDERAMTAAVFDPTPCVLGEGALWHPDSQSLIWFDILGRRMFQRGETGAVRRFEFDQYVSAAGRVSEHTVILASQNALNLLDLRTGAHEVLVPLDAENPLTRSNDGRADPQGGFWIGTMAIAVAPGAGAIWRYHKGELRKLFPNITIPNSICFAPDGGHAYFSDTARAIIWKVRLDAQGWPMAEPEVFADLRGEGLNPDGAVVDVEGALWSAQWGASRVARYDAAGTFIDAVTFPATQISCPAFGGAGLTTLFATSAAEGLVDPAALEGAVFAAADVGKGQEEHSVLI, encoded by the coding sequence ATGGACGAACGCGCAATGACGGCGGCGGTCTTCGATCCGACGCCCTGCGTGCTGGGAGAGGGGGCCTTGTGGCACCCCGACAGCCAGAGCCTGATCTGGTTCGACATCCTCGGGCGACGCATGTTCCAGCGCGGGGAAACGGGGGCGGTGCGGCGGTTCGAGTTCGACCAATACGTCTCGGCGGCGGGGCGCGTTTCGGAACATACGGTGATCCTTGCATCGCAGAATGCGCTGAACCTCCTCGATCTGCGGACGGGCGCGCATGAGGTGCTGGTACCGCTGGACGCCGAAAACCCGCTGACCCGATCCAATGACGGGCGCGCCGATCCGCAAGGCGGCTTCTGGATCGGGACGATGGCGATCGCGGTGGCGCCGGGGGCCGGTGCGATCTGGCGGTATCACAAGGGCGAACTGCGCAAGCTTTTCCCGAACATCACCATTCCGAACTCGATCTGTTTCGCGCCCGATGGCGGCCATGCCTATTTCTCCGACACGGCCCGCGCGATCATCTGGAAGGTGCGCCTCGATGCGCAGGGATGGCCCATGGCCGAGCCGGAGGTCTTCGCCGATCTGCGCGGCGAAGGGCTCAACCCCGATGGCGCGGTCGTCGATGTCGAAGGGGCCTTGTGGTCCGCGCAATGGGGCGCAAGCCGCGTGGCCCGCTACGATGCGGCGGGGACATTCATCGACGCGGTCACGTTCCCCGCGACGCAGATCAGTTGCCCGGCCTTTGGCGGGGCGGGGCTGACGACGCTCTTCGCCACCTCGGCCGCCGAGGGGCTGGTCGATCCGGCAGCGTTGGAAGGCGCCGTGTTTGCCGCCGCCGATGTCGGCAAGGGGCAAGAAGAACACAGCGTCTTGATTTGA
- a CDS encoding YrbL family protein encodes MTLLSDPTEQSRLYQQDAWFVRLAANNPIAEGRESKVYSRPGKPSQLVKVRKYRQAKNFGVLKRLKNAVRRRFGISPDTYNYHKNIRRQYQAYLDASLRVETLRRPPPIAHLRGLLLTDVGFSIVVQKIRNEDGDIAPTVGEIVSKKLMDAAQLADLLTEFARDMRAFHILGYDLTLNNLLYETRHGRSRIVLIDGYGPRSMIPLRSWSRRLNDTCLAEQFAIMAPKIGCVWDAGIWGFRPAGHASAPP; translated from the coding sequence ATGACCCTATTATCAGACCCGACAGAGCAGAGCCGCTTATACCAGCAGGATGCGTGGTTCGTCCGCTTGGCCGCGAACAATCCGATCGCAGAGGGGCGGGAGAGCAAGGTCTATAGCCGCCCCGGCAAGCCGAGCCAGCTTGTGAAGGTACGAAAGTACCGCCAAGCGAAGAACTTCGGCGTTCTGAAGCGCCTCAAGAACGCGGTCCGGCGCAGGTTTGGCATTTCGCCCGACACCTACAATTACCACAAGAACATCCGCCGCCAGTATCAGGCCTATCTCGACGCCTCGTTGCGCGTGGAAACCCTGCGGCGGCCGCCCCCCATCGCGCATCTGCGCGGGCTGCTTCTGACGGATGTGGGATTTTCCATCGTCGTGCAGAAGATCCGGAACGAAGACGGGGATATCGCGCCGACGGTCGGGGAGATCGTCTCGAAGAAGCTTATGGATGCCGCGCAGCTTGCGGACCTTCTGACGGAATTCGCACGCGATATGCGGGCGTTCCATATCCTCGGCTACGATCTGACGCTGAACAACCTTCTCTATGAGACGCGCCATGGTCGCTCGCGCATCGTGCTGATCGACGGCTATGGCCCGCGCAGCATGATCCCTTTGCGCAGCTGGTCCCGCAGGCTCAACGATACATGCCTGGCCGAGCAGTTCGCGATCATGGCCCCCAAGATCGGATGCGTCTGGGATGCGGGGATCTGGGGCTTCCGGCCCGCAGGCCATGCGTCGGCCCCGCCCTAA
- a CDS encoding carbohydrate ABC transporter permease — MAPITEKHTAAPRKRRSRQSLAPWLFLAPGFAMFLVYVIVPVFQSMWVSFFEWDGLSPKIWIGLGNYIELFDDEAFYTSLKNNVIWLALYMLAVPAGLMIALFLNQTVRGIRIYKSLFFFPFVISQVVVGLIFSWFYAPDFGLFYKLIEWVTGSQVAILADEHLVTYGIIVAGLWPQIAYCMILYLTGLNAVAPDQIEAARLDGAKGMKMLWYVVLPQLRPATFIALVVTVIGALRSFDLVSIMTSGGPYGSSRVLSYYMYEQALSEYGYRMGYGAAIAVVLFAIMMIFISGFIWKMWRDEQGAR, encoded by the coding sequence ATGGCGCCGATAACCGAAAAACACACCGCCGCGCCGCGCAAGCGCAGATCACGGCAATCCTTGGCACCTTGGCTGTTCCTCGCGCCGGGTTTCGCGATGTTTCTGGTCTATGTGATCGTTCCGGTATTCCAATCGATGTGGGTGTCCTTCTTCGAATGGGACGGGCTCAGCCCCAAGATCTGGATAGGGCTTGGCAACTATATCGAACTGTTCGACGACGAGGCGTTCTACACCTCGCTCAAGAACAACGTGATCTGGCTTGCGCTCTATATGCTGGCGGTGCCGGCGGGGCTGATGATCGCGCTGTTCCTGAACCAGACGGTCCGCGGCATCCGCATCTACAAATCTCTGTTCTTCTTTCCGTTCGTGATCTCGCAGGTGGTCGTCGGGCTGATCTTCTCGTGGTTCTACGCGCCCGATTTCGGCCTGTTCTACAAGCTGATCGAATGGGTGACGGGATCGCAGGTGGCCATTCTGGCGGATGAGCATCTGGTTACCTATGGCATCATCGTGGCCGGGCTGTGGCCGCAGATCGCCTATTGCATGATCCTCTACCTCACCGGCCTGAACGCGGTGGCCCCCGATCAGATCGAAGCGGCCCGCCTCGATGGTGCGAAGGGGATGAAGATGCTGTGGTATGTGGTGCTACCGCAGCTTCGCCCGGCCACCTTCATCGCGCTAGTGGTCACGGTGATCGGCGCGCTGCGCAGTTTCGATCTGGTCTCGATCATGACATCGGGCGGCCCCTACGGCTCCAGCCGGGTGCTGTCCTACTACATGTATGAACAGGCGCTGTCGGAATACGGCTACCGGATGGGCTATGGCGCGGCAATCGCCGTGGTGCTGTTCGCCATCATGATGATCTTCATTTCGGGCTTCATCTGGAAGATGTGGCGCGACGAACAAGGAGCGCGCTGA
- a CDS encoding ABC transporter ATP-binding protein, translated as MSQVSLRKVVKTYGAVEVIHGVDLDVRQGEFCVFVGPSGCGKSTLLRMIAGLEETTAGSITIGARDVTHADPAARGVSMVFQTYALYPHMTVRENMGFGLKMNGHPKADILAKVNEAARILKLDPLMDRKPGALSGGQRQRVAIGRAIVRGPEVFLFDEPLSNLDAELRVEMRTEIARLHREIGATMIYVTHDQVEAMTMADKIVVLRAGHIEQVGAPMHLYDDPDNRFVAGFIGSPAMNFVAATVQDGAITVPGLDDARIKPAIAMPRNGVDVEVGLRPNALRITAQGNYRVEHAENLGSVTYAHLSAPSGERLVVETDQRLQAAGGTMVGLEYDPADCFVFRADNGLRVR; from the coding sequence GTGTCTCAAGTTAGCCTGCGCAAGGTCGTCAAGACGTATGGCGCCGTGGAGGTCATCCATGGCGTCGATCTGGATGTTCGACAGGGCGAATTCTGCGTGTTCGTCGGCCCGTCCGGTTGCGGGAAATCGACCCTGCTGCGGATGATCGCGGGGCTGGAGGAAACCACCGCCGGTTCCATCACCATCGGGGCGCGGGATGTGACCCATGCCGATCCGGCGGCGCGCGGCGTGTCGATGGTGTTCCAGACCTACGCGCTCTATCCCCATATGACGGTGCGCGAGAATATGGGCTTCGGCCTGAAGATGAATGGCCACCCCAAGGCGGACATCCTTGCCAAGGTGAACGAAGCCGCGCGCATCCTGAAGCTGGACCCGCTGATGGACCGCAAGCCCGGCGCCCTGTCGGGGGGGCAGCGGCAGCGCGTGGCCATCGGCCGCGCCATCGTGCGGGGGCCGGAGGTGTTCCTGTTCGACGAACCCCTGTCGAACCTCGATGCCGAATTGCGGGTGGAAATGCGCACCGAGATCGCGCGCCTGCACCGCGAGATCGGCGCCACGATGATCTATGTCACCCATGATCAGGTGGAGGCCATGACGATGGCCGACAAGATCGTCGTTCTGCGCGCGGGCCATATCGAACAGGTCGGTGCCCCGATGCATCTCTACGATGATCCCGACAACCGCTTTGTGGCCGGGTTCATCGGCTCTCCGGCGATGAACTTCGTCGCGGCCACGGTGCAGGACGGCGCGATCACCGTTCCGGGGCTGGACGACGCGCGGATCAAGCCCGCGATCGCGATGCCGCGGAACGGCGTGGATGTCGAAGTCGGCCTGCGGCCCAATGCGCTGCGGATCACGGCACAGGGGAATTACCGGGTGGAACATGCCGAAAACCTCGGCTCTGTCACCTATGCGCATCTGAGCGCGCCTTCGGGCGAACGGCTGGTCGTGGAAACCGATCAACGCCTGCAGGCCGCAGGTGGCACGATGGTGGGGCTGGAATACGACCCCGCCGATTGCTTCGTGTTCCGCGCCGACAACGGTCTGCGGGTGCGCTGA
- a CDS encoding IclR family transcriptional regulator has translation MTEYQDPAALQSDKAKEDGTVGRTLAVLDLVAGFARPVKFAELLPAAGLPKATLHRFLQALTNQDMLSFDADRQTYAPGLRLVRLAHSAWAQSSLAPVAAPFLDALSADTGETIHLAQLERGMVLYVDKRNAARPVEMFSQSGKVGPSYCTGVGKAMLAYLPEDKLADAIARTSFHAFTPTTLANEEMLRAELAAIRARGFAWDNEEHEPGIVCIAAPILSQTNRVLGALSITTANAQDRAKLEAHAPRVLHTARAIAEAAHAWRFPEQ, from the coding sequence ATGACCGAGTACCAAGATCCTGCCGCCTTGCAGAGCGATAAGGCGAAGGAAGACGGGACAGTGGGGCGGACGCTTGCCGTGCTGGATCTGGTCGCGGGATTTGCGCGCCCGGTGAAATTTGCCGAACTGCTGCCGGCTGCGGGCCTGCCCAAGGCGACGCTGCATCGGTTTTTGCAGGCGCTGACCAATCAGGACATGCTGAGCTTCGATGCCGACCGGCAGACCTATGCGCCGGGCCTGCGCCTCGTGCGGCTGGCGCATTCGGCATGGGCGCAAAGCAGCCTTGCGCCGGTGGCGGCGCCCTTCCTCGATGCGCTCTCCGCCGACACCGGAGAGACGATCCACCTTGCCCAGTTGGAACGCGGCATGGTGCTTTATGTCGACAAACGGAACGCGGCCCGCCCGGTGGAAATGTTCTCGCAATCGGGCAAGGTCGGCCCCAGCTATTGCACCGGCGTGGGCAAGGCTATGCTGGCCTATCTGCCCGAGGACAAGCTGGCGGACGCCATCGCACGCACCTCCTTTCACGCCTTCACGCCCACGACGCTGGCGAACGAAGAGATGCTGCGGGCGGAACTGGCGGCCATCCGGGCGCGCGGCTTTGCGTGGGACAACGAGGAGCACGAGCCCGGCATCGTCTGCATCGCCGCCCCGATCCTGTCGCAGACGAACCGCGTGCTTGGCGCATTGTCGATCACCACGGCCAATGCACAAGACCGCGCCAAGCTGGAGGCCCATGCCCCGCGCGTCCTGCACACCGCCCGAGCCATCGCGGAGGCGGCCCATGCGTGGCGTTTTCCCGAACAATAA
- a CDS encoding ABC transporter substrate-binding protein, producing the protein MTITKSALLGLLMLGTALPAAAQQRTLTINSDASDPAPKAAIEELIADFEAANPDVNVVLNLFDHEGYKTAIRNFLTADSPDIANWYAGNRMAPFVKSNQFMDVSDVWAENGLNESLGSAASSMTIDGKQWGVPYTYYQWGIYYNKDVYKAAGVEVPKTWDEFVANCQTFQAAGIDCLTTGSKALWPVAGIFDYLDLRTNGYEFHQQLTSGEIPWTDDRVKAVFAEWAKVLPYTTSNHAALDWQDAATLLVQGKAANYVIGNFAVATFKDGGMTDDTLGFMPFPEITPGLPRAEEAPTDTMHIPAGAKNVADAKAFLAFIASADEQTKMNETLGQLPINKDSTVGDDPFLQAGFELLSTADGGIAQFFDRDASPEMAKVGMEGFQEFMVKPDRIDAILERLEKTRARAAR; encoded by the coding sequence ATGACCATCACGAAATCAGCCCTGCTGGGCCTATTGATGCTGGGTACGGCCCTGCCGGCCGCCGCGCAGCAGCGCACCCTGACCATCAACAGCGACGCATCCGACCCCGCACCGAAAGCCGCGATCGAGGAGTTGATCGCCGATTTCGAAGCGGCGAACCCGGATGTGAACGTGGTTCTGAACCTGTTCGATCATGAGGGGTACAAGACCGCGATCCGCAACTTCCTGACCGCCGACAGCCCCGACATCGCCAACTGGTATGCGGGCAACCGGATGGCCCCGTTCGTCAAATCGAACCAGTTCATGGATGTGTCCGATGTCTGGGCCGAGAATGGCCTGAACGAGAGCCTCGGCTCGGCCGCCTCGTCCATGACGATCGACGGCAAGCAATGGGGCGTTCCCTACACCTACTACCAATGGGGCATCTATTATAACAAGGACGTCTACAAGGCTGCGGGCGTCGAGGTGCCCAAGACGTGGGACGAGTTCGTCGCCAACTGCCAGACGTTCCAAGCGGCCGGGATCGACTGCCTGACCACCGGATCGAAGGCGCTGTGGCCGGTGGCGGGCATCTTCGATTATCTGGATCTGCGCACGAACGGGTACGAGTTCCACCAGCAGCTGACCAGCGGCGAGATTCCGTGGACGGATGACCGCGTGAAGGCGGTGTTCGCCGAATGGGCCAAGGTGCTGCCCTATACCACCTCCAACCACGCGGCGCTGGATTGGCAGGATGCGGCGACGCTGCTGGTGCAGGGCAAGGCCGCCAACTACGTCATCGGCAACTTCGCGGTGGCCACCTTCAAGGATGGCGGCATGACCGACGACACGCTCGGTTTCATGCCGTTCCCGGAGATCACGCCCGGTCTGCCCCGCGCCGAAGAGGCACCGACCGACACGATGCACATCCCCGCCGGCGCAAAGAACGTGGCCGATGCCAAGGCTTTCCTCGCCTTCATCGCCAGCGCCGACGAGCAGACCAAGATGAACGAGACGTTGGGCCAACTGCCGATCAACAAGGATTCGACGGTGGGCGACGATCCGTTCCTTCAGGCCGGGTTCGAGCTGCTGAGCACCGCCGATGGCGGCATCGCCCAGTTCTTCGACCGCGACGCCTCGCCGGAGATGGCCAAGGTCGGCATGGAGGGGTTCCAAGAGTTCATGGTCAAGCCGGACCGCATCGACGCGATCCTTGAGCGGCTTGAAAAGACCCGCGCCCGCGCCGCCCGCTGA
- a CDS encoding carbohydrate ABC transporter permease: MFPRPIQGLSPTAQRAYKIALPVMLILWLLPLLGVAMTSVRPTSDLAAGNYFGWPSALAFDNYLTVFKNTALDKYLLNSFKVTIPTVIGAVGLSCLTGFALAIYKFRANHLLFFMFVAGNFVPFQILMVPVRDLTVSLGLYNSISGLALFHIAFQTGFCTLFMRNFIKGLPFDLIEVARVEGVTEWQIFRHVVMPLMRPAIAALSVLVFTFIWNDYFWAMVLTTGADTQPITAGLNSLNGQWIAAWNLVSAGSILAALPPVLMFFAMQRHFIAGLTLGAVK; this comes from the coding sequence ATGTTCCCGCGTCCCATCCAAGGCCTGTCGCCGACCGCGCAGCGCGCCTACAAGATCGCGCTGCCGGTGATGCTGATCCTGTGGCTTCTGCCCTTGCTGGGCGTCGCCATGACCTCGGTGCGCCCGACATCCGATCTGGCGGCCGGCAATTATTTCGGCTGGCCCTCGGCGCTGGCGTTCGACAACTACCTGACGGTCTTCAAGAACACCGCGCTCGATAAATACCTGCTCAACAGTTTCAAGGTCACGATCCCCACGGTGATCGGGGCCGTGGGCCTGTCGTGCCTGACGGGGTTCGCGCTGGCCATCTACAAGTTCCGGGCCAATCACCTGCTGTTCTTCATGTTCGTGGCGGGCAACTTCGTGCCGTTCCAGATCCTGATGGTGCCCGTGCGCGATCTGACGGTCAGCCTCGGCCTCTACAATTCCATTTCCGGCCTCGCGCTGTTTCATATCGCGTTCCAGACGGGGTTCTGCACGCTGTTCATGCGCAATTTCATCAAGGGTCTGCCCTTCGATCTGATCGAGGTCGCGCGGGTGGAGGGGGTCACCGAATGGCAGATCTTCCGCCATGTGGTGATGCCGCTGATGCGTCCGGCCATCGCGGCACTGTCGGTCTTGGTGTTCACCTTCATCTGGAACGACTATTTCTGGGCGATGGTGCTGACCACGGGCGCGGATACGCAGCCGATCACCGCAGGGCTCAACAGTCTGAACGGCCAGTGGATCGCGGCGTGGAATCTGGTGTCGGCAGGGTCCATCCTTGCCGCCCTGCCGCCCGTTCTGATGTTCTTTGCGATGCAGCGCCATTTCATCGCAGGTTTGACCTTGGGGGCCGTGAAGTGA
- a CDS encoding 2-dehydro-3-deoxygalactonokinase gives MTSDHWIAADWGTTNLRLWAMRGAEVVHQRASARGMGGLNRTEFAQVLADETADWAEWTGAAIVACGMVGSRQGWHEAPYAKAPTLAQTPLANVPGTRVWITCGVSQDNPADVMRGEETQIAGLLAARADFEGVVCLPGTHTKWAHISAGEICSFQSFMTGEVFELLAGKSVLRHTVASSCATEEEAFDAAVNDALAQPHRAYGRLFQLRAGALIGDLSPETARSTLSGLLIGWELAGAKPYWLGQEVALIGAPALAALYARALRHQGVQVSEADAEAATLAGLHRAWKRIGETA, from the coding sequence ATGACATCCGATCATTGGATCGCCGCCGATTGGGGAACGACGAACCTGCGGCTTTGGGCGATGCGCGGCGCGGAGGTGGTGCATCAGCGCGCCTCGGCTCGAGGGATGGGCGGCTTGAACCGGACCGAGTTCGCGCAGGTCCTTGCGGATGAAACCGCCGATTGGGCCGAATGGACGGGGGCCGCGATCGTGGCCTGCGGGATGGTCGGTTCCCGTCAGGGCTGGCACGAGGCCCCCTATGCCAAGGCTCCTACCTTGGCGCAGACGCCCCTGGCCAATGTGCCGGGCACCAGGGTCTGGATCACCTGCGGCGTATCGCAGGACAATCCGGCAGATGTGATGCGCGGCGAGGAGACGCAGATCGCGGGCCTGCTGGCGGCGCGCGCCGATTTCGAGGGCGTGGTCTGCCTGCCCGGCACCCATACCAAATGGGCGCATATCTCTGCCGGAGAAATCTGTTCGTTCCAGAGCTTCATGACCGGTGAGGTGTTCGAGCTGTTGGCCGGAAAATCGGTTCTGCGGCATACGGTTGCATCCTCTTGCGCCACGGAGGAGGAAGCCTTCGATGCCGCGGTGAACGATGCGCTGGCACAGCCGCACCGGGCCTATGGGCGGCTGTTCCAGTTGCGCGCAGGGGCGTTGATCGGCGATCTGTCGCCCGAAACGGCGCGCTCGACGCTGTCGGGGCTGCTGATCGGCTGGGAACTGGCGGGGGCCAAACCCTACTGGCTTGGCCAAGAGGTTGCGCTGATCGGCGCGCCCGCGCTGGCGGCGCTTTATGCGCGCGCGCTGCGGCATCAGGGCGTTCAGGTCAGCGAGGCGGATGCAGAGGCGGCAACCCTTGCGGGGCTGCACCGCGCATGGAAACGGATCGGAGAAACGGCATGA
- a CDS encoding alpha-galactosidase: MSQPQIWHLGDACQSLVLLAENNELPQIVYWGAPLIGEYPAGAHRMDVTGGMLDRNPDLSICPEAARSFPGQAGLRARSQDGAILLPRFGFEGAEEGENTLTLSYRDGGLRYVATFGINPRTHVLTAQASVVSDRPIHLDWLAAPVFPAPQLADEMIDFSGRWIGEFRMQRHPWRAGIHARDNRTGRTGHEHFPAILLPGRGATNTGGEVWALHYGWSGGHGMVAEELPDGRRQIQFGHAPQTEHGAATAFQTAPLYAAYSPHGLNGCATAYQRHLRDEIVTWPHPERPRPVHYNCWEAIYFDHSLTALQDIATRAADLGAERFVLDDGWFGRRDDDTSSLGDWTIDPRKYPEGLGPLIDHVHGLGMTFGIWFEPEMVNPDSDIYRAHPDWALGPADQGLGRQQMVLDMSQPDVRAYLHGRIAAVLKAHDIDYIKWDHNRVLPYADAAQTRGTYALLDRLRADFPGVEIESCASGGGRIDFGIMARTQRVWLSDSNDALERLRIQHDAALFLPMAVTGSHVGPRHCHTSGRVIDIQMRAWVAAARHMGFEMDPRELTEDEAAVLRDVTAWWKVNRDWMRRADILRLESADPAVIAEQQLSEDGARFVVFAGRAESSEQILPRPLRLAQLDPEARYRITLRNRADAVGLSRGAPALKTGDLILTGQYLMGQGINLPWSFPLTMWVCEGEKL; this comes from the coding sequence GTGAGCCAGCCACAGATCTGGCATCTGGGTGATGCCTGCCAGAGCCTTGTCCTTCTGGCCGAAAACAACGAGTTGCCGCAGATCGTCTATTGGGGGGCGCCGCTGATCGGGGAGTATCCCGCAGGCGCGCACCGGATGGATGTGACTGGCGGAATGCTGGACCGGAACCCGGACCTGTCGATCTGCCCGGAGGCGGCGCGCAGCTTTCCGGGGCAGGCGGGCCTTCGGGCGCGCTCGCAGGACGGGGCGATCCTTTTGCCGCGCTTCGGGTTCGAGGGGGCGGAGGAGGGGGAGAACACCCTGACCCTCAGCTATCGCGACGGGGGGCTGCGCTATGTCGCAACCTTCGGCATCAACCCCCGCACGCATGTCCTGACGGCGCAGGCATCGGTGGTGTCGGACCGCCCGATTCATCTGGACTGGCTGGCCGCGCCGGTCTTTCCCGCGCCGCAGCTTGCGGATGAGATGATCGATTTTTCGGGCCGCTGGATCGGTGAGTTCCGGATGCAGCGGCATCCTTGGCGCGCGGGCATCCATGCGCGTGACAACCGGACGGGCCGGACGGGGCACGAACATTTCCCCGCGATCCTGCTGCCCGGCCGGGGCGCGACCAATACCGGCGGCGAGGTCTGGGCGCTGCATTACGGATGGTCCGGCGGCCATGGCATGGTGGCCGAGGAATTGCCCGATGGCCGCCGCCAGATCCAGTTCGGCCATGCACCGCAGACCGAGCATGGGGCCGCCACCGCGTTCCAAACGGCGCCGCTTTATGCCGCCTATTCGCCCCATGGTCTGAACGGCTGCGCCACCGCCTATCAGCGCCACCTGCGCGACGAGATCGTGACGTGGCCGCACCCCGAACGTCCGCGCCCCGTGCATTACAACTGCTGGGAGGCGATCTATTTCGACCATTCGCTGACCGCGCTTCAAGACATCGCGACCCGCGCCGCCGATCTGGGGGCCGAGCGGTTCGTGCTGGATGACGGCTGGTTCGGGCGCCGCGATGACGATACCTCGTCCCTCGGGGACTGGACGATCGATCCGCGCAAATATCCCGAAGGGCTCGGCCCGCTGATCGACCATGTCCACGGGCTGGGAATGACGTTCGGCATCTGGTTCGAGCCGGAAATGGTCAACCCCGACAGCGACATCTACCGCGCCCATCCCGATTGGGCGCTTGGTCCGGCGGATCAGGGGCTGGGGCGGCAGCAGATGGTACTGGACATGTCGCAACCGGATGTCCGCGCCTATCTTCATGGCCGGATCGCGGCGGTTCTGAAGGCCCATGACATCGATTATATCAAATGGGATCACAACCGCGTCCTGCCCTATGCCGATGCGGCCCAAACGCGCGGCACCTATGCGCTGCTGGACCGACTGCGCGCCGATTTTCCGGGGGTGGAGATCGAAAGCTGTGCCTCGGGCGGGGGGCGGATCGATTTCGGGATCATGGCCCGCACACAACGCGTCTGGCTGTCGGACAGCAACGATGCGCTGGAGCGGCTGCGTATCCAGCACGATGCCGCGCTGTTCCTGCCGATGGCGGTGACCGGCAGCCATGTCGGCCCGCGCCATTGCCATACCTCGGGGCGGGTGATCGACATCCAGATGCGCGCATGGGTCGCGGCGGCCCGGCATATGGGGTTCGAAATGGACCCGCGCGAATTGACGGAGGACGAGGCCGCGGTGCTGCGCGATGTGACCGCGTGGTGGAAGGTCAACCGCGACTGGATGCGCCGCGCCGATATCCTGCGGCTGGAAAGCGCGGACCCGGCGGTGATCGCCGAACAGCAGCTGTCCGAAGACGGGGCGCGGTTCGTCGTGTTCGCGGGCCGGGCGGAGAGTTCGGAGCAGATCCTGCCCCGGCCCCTGCGCCTTGCGCAGCTTGACCCAGAGGCACGATACCGTATCACCCTGCGCAACCGCGCCGATGCGGTGGGCCTGTCGCGCGGGGCACCGGCGCTGAAAACGGGCGATCTGATCCTGACGGGTCAGTATTTGATGGGGCAGGGGATCAACCTGCCCTGGAGTTTCCCGCTGACGATGTGGGTTTGCGAGGGAGAAAAGCTATGA
- a CDS encoding 2-dehydro-3-deoxy-6-phosphogalactonate aldolase: MNLVAILRGLTPAEAVDIGAALVGAGITRIEVPMNSPDPLDSIAALQVRFGDRAAIGAGTVLTVAQVSQVAETGARLIVSPNCNVEVIRASKTLGMESFPGVMTPTEAFAAIDAGADALKLFPGDLIGPIGLRAMKAVLPPDMPLYAVGGVTPANMADWLAAGATGFGIGSSIYKPGDSAEVVAGKAEALVAAWTNAQ, encoded by the coding sequence ATGAATCTGGTAGCAATCCTGCGCGGGCTGACCCCCGCCGAGGCCGTGGACATCGGTGCGGCCCTTGTCGGGGCCGGGATCACGCGGATCGAGGTTCCGATGAACTCGCCCGATCCGCTGGACAGCATCGCCGCCCTTCAGGTGCGGTTCGGGGATCGGGCTGCGATCGGCGCGGGCACGGTGCTGACCGTGGCGCAGGTGTCGCAGGTGGCCGAAACCGGGGCGCGGCTGATCGTGTCCCCCAATTGCAACGTGGAGGTGATCCGCGCATCCAAGACGCTTGGCATGGAAAGCTTTCCGGGCGTGATGACACCGACCGAGGCCTTTGCTGCCATCGACGCGGGGGCGGATGCGCTGAAGCTGTTTCCGGGCGATCTGATTGGCCCCATAGGCCTGCGGGCGATGAAGGCGGTGCTGCCGCCCGACATGCCGCTTTATGCCGTGGGGGGCGTGACGCCTGCGAACATGGCCGACTGGTTGGCGGCCGGTGCCACAGGCTTCGGCATCGGCTCGTCGATCTACAAACCGGGGGACAGCGCCGAGGTTGTGGCGGGCAAGGCCGAGGCGCTGGTGGCCGCATGGACGAACGCGCAATGA